In one Methyloterricola oryzae genomic region, the following are encoded:
- a CDS encoding nucleotidyltransferase domain-containing protein, with the protein MRLTLHERHAISDAIVEADKRAVINLYGSRVDDNAKAGRIDLLVLSSGIDLMRKLDILARLHRELGERKIDLTIYPEADRSFTRIAISSGVCL; encoded by the coding sequence ATGCGATTAACATTGCACGAGAGACACGCAATCTCTGACGCCATTGTTGAGGCGGACAAAAGGGCGGTCATCAACTTGTATGGGTCTCGGGTCGATGACAACGCCAAGGCGGGACGCATTGATCTCTTGGTGCTGTCCTCGGGAATCGATCTAATGCGAAAGCTCGATATCCTTGCCCGATTGCATCGTGAGCTAGGTGAAAGGAAAATCGACTTGACGATTTACCCGGAAGCCGATCGATCCTTCACCCGAATTGCCATCAGTTCCGGAGTTTGTTTGTGA
- the kdpA gene encoding potassium-transporting ATPase subunit KdpA: MSGSSVLQLLIYMTALFALAKPLGVYMARVFQGDSPLNRAFAPIERGLYRLSGVNSEQEMHWTAYAASMLVFNLLGALTVYALQRMQGYLLLNPQHLPNVSPDSAFNTAISFATNTNWQGYAGESTMSYLTQMLGMTVQNFVSAATGMAVLVALIRAFTRRNADTIGNFWVDLTRGTLYILLPLSLILAVMLAGQGVAQTLQPYATAAVVAPLTYEQTKSSADGQALLDAAGKSLTENVKVSEQTIALGPVASQVAIKQLGTNGGGFFNANSAHPLENPTPFSNFLEMLAILLIPAALCHTFGSMLGDSRQGWAMLAAMTLVFIPLALLEIQFEQAGSPILASLGLEMNPSQLQSGGNMEGKEARFGIVNSAIWAVATTAASNGSVNAMHDSFTALGGLTPMWLMQLGEVIFGGVGSGLYGMIVFAIVAVFVAGLMIGRTPEYLGKKIEAFEMKMASIVILVPPLLVLGGTALAVTLELGRASIFNPGAHGFSEVLYAFSSAGNNNGSAFAGLSANTPFYNLVLGIAMLISRYWLAVPVLAIAGSLAAKKIVPVGPGTLPTHTPLFVALLIGTVLMVGALTFVPALALGPVAEYLETAGTP; this comes from the coding sequence ATGTCTGGCAGTAGCGTGCTGCAACTCTTGATCTACATGACAGCCCTGTTTGCCCTGGCAAAGCCGCTGGGCGTTTACATGGCGCGAGTCTTCCAAGGAGACTCCCCCCTGAATCGGGCTTTTGCACCCATAGAGCGCGGTTTGTATCGCCTGAGTGGAGTGAATTCCGAGCAAGAAATGCACTGGACCGCCTACGCCGCATCCATGCTCGTGTTCAATTTGCTTGGCGCGTTGACGGTCTACGCCCTGCAACGGATGCAGGGCTATCTGCTTCTCAACCCTCAGCATCTGCCCAATGTCAGCCCGGATTCGGCGTTCAACACGGCGATCAGCTTCGCCACGAACACCAACTGGCAAGGCTACGCGGGCGAGAGCACCATGAGCTATCTCACGCAGATGCTGGGGATGACGGTGCAGAACTTTGTTTCGGCGGCGACGGGCATGGCCGTCCTGGTGGCGCTCATCCGGGCCTTCACTCGCCGCAATGCGGACACCATCGGCAATTTCTGGGTGGACCTGACCCGAGGCACGCTTTATATCCTGCTGCCTCTATCACTCATCCTGGCTGTGATGTTGGCAGGGCAAGGCGTGGCGCAGACACTCCAGCCCTACGCAACGGCCGCCGTGGTTGCGCCGCTTACTTACGAGCAGACGAAGTCAAGTGCCGACGGTCAAGCCCTACTGGACGCCGCGGGTAAATCGTTGACGGAGAACGTCAAGGTCTCGGAGCAGACTATCGCATTGGGCCCGGTTGCGTCCCAAGTCGCCATCAAGCAGTTGGGTACCAACGGCGGAGGCTTTTTTAACGCCAACTCCGCGCACCCGTTGGAAAACCCGACCCCCTTCAGCAATTTTCTGGAAATGCTCGCTATCCTGCTGATTCCTGCCGCGCTATGCCACACCTTCGGCTCCATGCTGGGAGATTCCCGCCAAGGCTGGGCCATGCTGGCCGCCATGACTTTGGTGTTCATCCCCCTGGCCTTGTTAGAAATCCAATTTGAACAGGCAGGCAGTCCAATCCTCGCTTCGTTGGGATTGGAGATGAATCCAAGCCAACTGCAGAGCGGAGGCAATATGGAGGGCAAGGAAGCGCGTTTTGGCATCGTCAATTCGGCCATTTGGGCTGTGGCCACCACCGCCGCATCCAATGGGTCCGTCAACGCGATGCATGATTCCTTCACAGCCCTGGGCGGTCTGACTCCCATGTGGCTGATGCAATTGGGCGAAGTCATCTTTGGCGGTGTGGGCTCCGGTCTCTACGGCATGATCGTGTTCGCCATCGTCGCTGTTTTCGTGGCCGGTCTGATGATCGGGCGCACGCCCGAGTATCTGGGCAAGAAGATCGAGGCCTTTGAGATGAAGATGGCATCCATCGTTATCCTGGTACCGCCTTTGCTGGTACTTGGTGGCACGGCGCTCGCGGTCACCCTGGAACTGGGCAGAGCCTCGATTTTCAACCCAGGTGCTCACGGCTTCAGTGAGGTGCTCTACGCCTTTTCCTCGGCCGGCAATAACAACGGCAGCGCTTTCGCCGGGCTGTCCGCCAATACGCCGTTCTATAACCTCGTATTAGGCATAGCCATGCTGATTTCCCGCTACTGGCTGGCCGTGCCGGTCCTGGCCATTGCGGGATCTTTGGCGGCCAAGAAGATCGTGCCCGTGGGGCCCGGTACCCTGCCCACCCATACGCCGCTATTCGTTGCCCTGCTGATTGGGACGGTGCTGATGGTAGGCGCCCTCACCTTCGTGCCGGCATTGGCGCTGGGACCCGTGGCGGAATACCTGGAAACCGCCGGTACTCCATAA
- a CDS encoding rhamnan synthesis F family protein, which translates to MQEAYFLIGSKLPHHWLRLIGFTIRCTWTGSFPEKKNSKLCVFASYEPSGDVPEYVRYFLRKLQANSFDIVLVTTSARLDEPTIIELQNYCRRIIHRRNVGYDFFSWKVGLILTEDVSRYEKVALINDSVFGPFCSLDSYLAKMDTDPSSLWGFCDSVETGRHHLQSWFLYFDRSHVASSVFETFWRAVTVISSKNEIVMKYEIGLSEAFKAAGSGIRAIFPYMEIRTAALKLGDRFQYHEQLAKVELNPTLKMWDILLRDFGFPFIKKELLTRNRYGANEIENWFILSRDLDDEILKHTRAYVVASQGEQIRAIK; encoded by the coding sequence GTGCAGGAAGCATATTTTTTGATCGGGTCAAAACTGCCCCATCATTGGCTAAGGCTAATCGGTTTTACAATTCGATGTACATGGACAGGAAGTTTCCCAGAGAAGAAGAATTCGAAATTATGCGTATTCGCCAGTTACGAACCATCCGGAGATGTGCCTGAATACGTCCGCTACTTTCTGCGAAAGCTTCAAGCTAACTCATTCGATATAGTGTTAGTAACAACCAGCGCAAGACTCGATGAGCCTACGATTATTGAACTTCAGAACTATTGTCGACGGATAATACACCGCCGCAACGTGGGATACGATTTTTTTTCATGGAAGGTCGGGCTGATCTTGACCGAAGACGTGTCCCGATATGAAAAGGTGGCCTTAATCAATGACAGCGTCTTTGGGCCATTTTGCAGCCTCGATTCTTACCTCGCCAAAATGGACACAGATCCGTCCTCGTTGTGGGGATTTTGCGATAGCGTCGAGACTGGCCGTCACCACTTGCAATCATGGTTTCTGTATTTTGACAGGTCGCATGTGGCAAGCTCTGTTTTCGAGACGTTTTGGCGCGCTGTTACGGTTATCTCATCCAAAAATGAAATTGTTATGAAGTATGAAATAGGCTTAAGCGAAGCCTTTAAGGCGGCAGGAAGTGGCATTAGAGCAATATTTCCCTATATGGAAATAAGGACCGCCGCGCTCAAGCTTGGTGACAGATTCCAGTATCATGAGCAACTAGCTAAGGTCGAGCTTAATCCTACATTGAAGATGTGGGACATCTTGCTTCGCGACTTCGGTTTCCCATTTATCAAGAAAGAACTTCTGACTAGAAACCGATATGGCGCAAACGAAATAGAAAATTGGTTCATTCTATCACGAGATCTTGATGACGAAATCCTGAAACATACGCGAGCATATGTGGTTGCCAGCCAAGGCGAGCAAATCAGGGCAATTAAATAA
- a CDS encoding ABC transporter permease, whose amino-acid sequence MAANRFPATPLEMVKSFIRHRSLIWQMTKREVIGRYRGSVMGILWSFLNPLLMLTVYTFVFSTVFKARWGSGTESQTDFAIVLFSGMIVYGIFAECINRAPSLVLSNVSYVKKVVFPLEILTWTALGSALFHSLVSLVVLVCAMLIFERALNWTVLLFPLVLLPLVMITLGLAWFISAAGVYVRDIAQTTGIFTTVLMFLSPVFYPLSALPEKYQRILMLNPLAFVIEQGRQVLIWGKLLDFEGWGLHCAASLAVAWGGFWWFQRTRKGFADVL is encoded by the coding sequence ATGGCAGCAAACAGGTTTCCCGCAACGCCCTTAGAAATGGTCAAAAGCTTTATCAGACACCGTTCCTTAATTTGGCAGATGACCAAGCGCGAAGTGATAGGCCGTTACCGCGGTTCCGTCATGGGAATCCTCTGGTCGTTCTTGAATCCGCTGTTGATGTTGACGGTTTATACCTTCGTATTCAGCACCGTATTCAAAGCCCGTTGGGGGAGCGGAACGGAAAGCCAGACCGATTTTGCGATTGTTCTTTTTTCGGGAATGATAGTTTACGGAATCTTTGCAGAATGCATCAATCGTGCGCCAAGTCTGGTACTTTCGAACGTCAGCTATGTCAAGAAGGTGGTATTTCCACTGGAAATTTTGACGTGGACGGCTCTTGGCTCAGCCCTCTTTCATTCACTCGTCAGTTTGGTCGTGCTTGTGTGTGCGATGCTGATTTTCGAAAGGGCCCTCAATTGGACCGTTCTATTATTTCCACTAGTTCTTTTACCGCTCGTCATGATTACGTTAGGCCTCGCTTGGTTTATATCCGCGGCGGGCGTTTACGTACGCGATATTGCGCAGACCACAGGCATATTTACTACCGTGCTGATGTTTCTTTCTCCGGTTTTTTATCCCCTTTCTGCGTTACCTGAAAAATATCAACGGATCCTCATGCTCAACCCACTCGCCTTTGTCATAGAGCAGGGGCGTCAGGTTTTGATATGGGGAAAACTCTTGGATTTTGAAGGATGGGGTCTTCATTGCGCGGCTAGCCTTGCGGTCGCATGGGGGGGGTTCTGGTGGTTTCAAAGAACCCGAAAGGGCTTTGCCGATGTATTGTGA
- a CDS encoding potassium-transporting ATPase subunit F: MSLLCAMGGSLALLIFLYLFFALFFPERF, from the coding sequence ATGAGCCTACTGTGCGCAATGGGCGGCAGCCTTGCCCTGCTCATCTTCCTGTATTTGTTCTTCGCGCTGTTCTTCCCGGAGCGGTTCTGA
- a CDS encoding PKD domain-containing protein, whose amino-acid sequence MGAQPDKKSTLQICGLACLFIGSFISIDAHCTASEAHTAPASRSYLPRIWPNTDLQNLLRGYNYILKTSAAGKVESLIVSGENGSGLGNRIADASLVSKTPVALPFGDGSDQPSTKFSESLQGQDAIDALGAQLPAIASEHGMSTDRLREILLNDTTAWLDTSGRLYYVEAPPAAEPGEQTEGSGNNVIAPPVAALVELGKTFQLHSKSGASKIIYLDFNGQTVTGTGWNNSYSLPTISAPAFDTGGNASVFDDAELTRIQNIWSRVAEDYAPFDIDVTTEEPSADALDRSSSSDQAYGTRAIITKRLLPCSCGGIAYVGIFDYTTSYYKPAWIFYDMLGGGDEKFVAEAISHEVGHNLGLNHDGGTGTGYYQGHGAGATGWAPIMGVGYYRELVQWSQGEYPGANNHEDDINILQSHGAAIRADDAGDAPGSAVALAGSLSGGTLVASQAGVIERRGDLDYYVFTSAGGQVNFDVAPAALGPNLDVSLALFSAEGSLVAAANPTDTLDASLSANLTPGTFYLRVSGAGKAANGTDYGYTDYGSLGQYQISGRLAQGATQAPAALATASASNGIAPLEVQFSGTDSSDDGTITRYSWDFGDGSSSTEPNPTHTFTFAGTFAVKLTVTDDAGLTSEASVSVSVAAQGAPTASRVLEMMIELSQKLKKARAKVQLQVTNGLGQPIPGTLVKGKWRGLVKGKVKGITDDSGIVTLSSPATKKKGTFTFSVSGLSGHGYTYDPSLNSQTIISLTR is encoded by the coding sequence ATGGGCGCTCAGCCTGACAAGAAATCGACCTTACAAATCTGCGGCTTGGCATGCTTGTTCATCGGCAGCTTTATCTCAATTGACGCCCATTGTACAGCTTCTGAGGCGCATACCGCACCCGCGTCACGGTCTTACTTACCGCGCATATGGCCAAACACCGACCTTCAGAATCTGCTGCGCGGCTACAACTACATTTTGAAAACAAGCGCAGCGGGCAAAGTCGAGTCGCTGATTGTTTCTGGAGAAAACGGCTCGGGTCTTGGCAACCGCATTGCTGATGCATCGCTTGTTAGCAAGACACCCGTCGCGTTGCCGTTCGGTGATGGCTCAGACCAGCCCTCCACAAAGTTCAGCGAGAGCCTTCAAGGCCAGGACGCCATAGATGCATTGGGTGCGCAATTGCCAGCCATCGCATCGGAACATGGAATGTCTACCGATCGCCTTCGTGAGATTCTTCTCAATGACACAACGGCATGGCTCGACACCAGTGGCCGTTTGTATTACGTGGAAGCACCGCCTGCAGCAGAACCAGGAGAGCAGACCGAGGGCAGCGGTAACAACGTCATCGCTCCACCTGTCGCTGCGTTAGTCGAACTCGGCAAAACCTTCCAACTCCACAGCAAGTCCGGCGCGAGCAAGATCATCTACCTGGATTTCAACGGCCAGACTGTTACAGGCACAGGCTGGAATAACTCCTACTCACTGCCGACCATCAGCGCACCGGCATTCGACACCGGGGGAAATGCTTCGGTTTTTGACGACGCCGAACTCACGCGAATACAAAACATCTGGAGCCGGGTGGCCGAAGACTACGCGCCTTTCGACATCGACGTGACCACGGAGGAACCGTCAGCAGATGCCTTGGATCGCTCTTCTTCCTCCGATCAGGCATACGGTACCCGAGCCATCATCACAAAAAGGCTTCTTCCCTGTAGCTGTGGCGGTATCGCATACGTCGGTATCTTTGATTACACCACCAGTTACTACAAGCCGGCCTGGATCTTCTACGACATGCTGGGCGGCGGAGACGAAAAGTTCGTGGCCGAAGCGATTTCCCATGAAGTCGGCCACAACCTGGGACTCAACCACGATGGAGGAACCGGGACCGGTTACTATCAGGGCCATGGTGCGGGTGCGACAGGATGGGCACCCATCATGGGCGTAGGTTATTACAGAGAACTCGTGCAGTGGAGCCAGGGCGAATACCCCGGGGCCAACAACCACGAAGACGACATCAATATTCTGCAGAGCCATGGTGCCGCCATTCGAGCCGACGATGCGGGCGACGCCCCCGGATCAGCCGTTGCGCTGGCTGGCAGCTTGAGTGGTGGAACATTGGTCGCCAGCCAGGCAGGCGTTATAGAGCGTCGTGGTGATCTCGACTATTACGTATTTACAAGCGCGGGCGGACAAGTCAATTTCGACGTGGCTCCCGCCGCACTCGGCCCCAATCTCGATGTGAGCCTTGCCTTATTCAGCGCCGAAGGTTCGCTTGTCGCAGCTGCCAATCCCACAGACACTCTCGACGCATCCCTCTCGGCCAACTTGACTCCAGGCACCTTCTACCTTCGGGTGAGCGGAGCCGGCAAAGCAGCGAACGGCACGGACTACGGCTATACGGACTACGGCAGCCTGGGGCAGTATCAAATTTCAGGTCGTCTCGCCCAAGGAGCCACACAAGCGCCTGCCGCCCTTGCGACAGCATCGGCATCTAATGGCATAGCCCCCCTGGAAGTGCAGTTTTCGGGTACTGACTCCTCAGACGATGGCACAATCACCCGCTATTCCTGGGATTTCGGCGATGGCAGTTCTTCTACCGAGCCAAATCCGACGCATACCTTTACCTTCGCAGGAACATTTGCCGTCAAACTTACGGTGACTGACGACGCCGGGCTAACCAGCGAAGCCTCGGTGTCTGTCAGCGTCGCTGCGCAAGGCGCGCCCACCGCTTCGCGCGTTCTAGAGATGATGATTGAATTGAGCCAGAAACTGAAGAAGGCACGAGCAAAGGTTCAACTCCAAGTGACCAATGGCCTTGGTCAGCCGATTCCCGGCACCCTGGTGAAAGGCAAATGGAGAGGCTTGGTAAAAGGCAAAGTCAAGGGCATCACAGACGACTCCGGAATTGTCACCCTTTCGAGCCCGGCGACCAAAAAGAAAGGAACCTTTACTTTCTCCGTCAGTGGACTTTCGGGCCACGGATACACCTATGATCCTTCGCTCAATTCACAAACCATAATCAGTCTGACGCGCTGA
- a CDS encoding nucleotidyltransferase family protein, translating to MRLSREVTCMILEIARRQFGDAISVWLFGSRVDDMRRGGDIDLLVEVRNPVDNKPVEAARFAAALQWQLGDQKIDVIIDDGRNHQLVHEIARREGILLRC from the coding sequence ATGAGGCTATCTCGCGAAGTGACGTGCATGATTCTCGAGATCGCTCGGCGTCAGTTCGGAGACGCAATATCGGTCTGGTTATTTGGCTCGCGAGTGGATGATATGCGCCGTGGTGGCGACATTGATCTGTTGGTTGAGGTTCGCAATCCCGTCGATAACAAGCCCGTGGAAGCAGCGCGGTTCGCGGCTGCCTTGCAATGGCAGTTGGGCGACCAGAAGATCGACGTCATCATCGACGATGGACGAAACCATCAGCTTGTTCATGAGATTGCCCGCCGTGAAGGGATACTCCTACGATGCTGA